Proteins co-encoded in one secondary endosymbiont of Trabutina mannipara genomic window:
- a CDS encoding anthranilate synthase component 1, whose protein sequence is MLNNNIEVLYARANYNTNSIAIFNKLCGNRPATLLLESAEIDKKNDIESIIIIDSALRITSLGQTVIIKAISRNGYALLLQLKNILPKTIKIINYQFSMKLLFPLIDKNLDEDARLRSLSVFDCLRSLLKLVNQPPNMPKAMFFGGLFSYDLISVFENIPILQQKQHCPDYCFYLAETLLTINHQQKNCELQCSLFRSSLTEKNRLQHRLKELQYQINQSPELIQHQIIDNMKLTYNHSNEEYRKIIRCMQQKIIKGEIFQVVPSRRFFLPCPSTLAAYSTLKNINPSPYMFYMQDNEFTLFGASPERSLKYDPNTRQIEICPIAGTRIRGRHIDGTLDVDLDSRIELNMRSDHKELAEHLMLVDLARNDLARICDPGTRYVADLIKVDRYSFVMHLVSRVIGKLRSDLDMLHAYLACMNMGTLSGTPKIRAMQIIAEVEGERRGSYGGAIGYFTATGILDTCIVIRSAYVENNIATVQSGAGIVLDSIPQNEVDESINKARAVLHAIATAHEAKDILNGRYFTT, encoded by the coding sequence ATGTTAAATAATAATATAGAAGTTTTATATGCAAGAGCTAATTATAATACTAATTCTATAGCTATATTTAATAAATTGTGTGGTAATCGTCCTGCAACACTTTTATTGGAATCAGCTGAAATTGATAAAAAAAATGATATTGAAAGTATAATAATAATTGATAGTGCACTACGTATTACATCTTTGGGTCAAACTGTTATAATTAAAGCTATAAGTAGAAATGGTTATGCACTATTATTACAATTAAAAAATATTTTACCTAAAACTATAAAAATAATTAATTATCAATTTAGTATGAAATTATTATTTCCATTAATTGACAAAAATCTTGATGAAGATGCTAGATTACGTTCGTTATCAGTATTTGATTGTCTACGTTCTTTACTAAAATTAGTAAACCAACCTCCAAATATGCCTAAAGCAATGTTTTTTGGTGGATTATTTTCCTACGATCTTATATCAGTATTTGAAAATATACCAATTTTACAACAAAAACAGCATTGCCCTGATTATTGTTTTTATCTAGCTGAAACATTATTAACTATTAATCATCAGCAAAAAAACTGTGAATTACAGTGTAGTCTTTTTAGATCTAGTTTAACTGAAAAAAATCGTTTGCAACATCGACTTAAAGAATTACAATATCAAATTAATCAATCACCAGAATTAATACAACATCAAATTATTGATAATATGAAGTTAACATACAACCATAGTAATGAAGAATATCGAAAAATTATACGTTGTATGCAACAAAAAATTATAAAAGGAGAAATTTTTCAAGTAGTACCATCACGACGATTTTTTCTTCCTTGTCCTTCAACACTTGCTGCATATTCTACATTAAAGAATATTAACCCTAGTCCATATATGTTTTATATGCAAGATAATGAATTTACTCTTTTTGGTGCTTCACCAGAAAGGTCTTTAAAATATGATCCTAATACAAGACAAATTGAAATATGCCCTATTGCTGGAACTAGGATACGTGGTCGTCATATTGATGGAACATTAGATGTTGATCTTGATAGCCGTATTGAGCTAAATATGCGTTCTGATCATAAAGAACTTGCAGAACATTTAATGTTAGTAGATCTTGCACGTAATGACTTAGCTCGTATTTGTGATCCAGGTACTAGATATGTAGCTGATTTAATTAAAGTTGATCGTTATTCTTTTGTCATGCATTTAGTTTCTAGGGTAATAGGAAAATTAAGATCTGATTTAGATATGCTACATGCATATCTAGCTTGTATGAATATGGGTACACTTAGTGGAACACCAAAAATACGAGCAATGCAAATAATCGCTGAAGTAGAAGGTGAACGTAGGGGTAGTTATGGAGGTGCTATTGGTTACTTTACTGCTACAGGAATATTAGATACTTGTATTGTTATTCGTTCTGCTTATGTTGAGAATAATATTGCTACTGTCCAATCAGGAGCTGGTATAGTATTGGATTCAATTCCACAAAATGAAGTTGATGAAAGTATTAATAAAGCTCGCGCTGTTTTACATGCTATTGCTACTGCACATGAAGCAAAGGATATTTTAAATGGCAGATATTTTACTACTTGA
- the trpCF gene encoding bifunctional indole-3-glycerol-phosphate synthase TrpC/phosphoribosylanthranilate isomerase TrpF — protein MKDTILTKIIKDKYEWITKLKKLYPLKSFNHKVNPSTRSFYHAISDNNKIEFILECKKASPSKGIICSDFDPINIASIYRHYASVISVLTEEKYFKGNLNFLRQVSQSINQPILCKDFIIDPWQIYLARLYQADAILLMLSILNDDNYCKLVTVAHHLNMGILTEVINNKERNRAISLKAKVIGINNRDLRYLSINLNRINVLSPKLPADINIISESGITICNKVRKISNYTNGFLIGSTLMAETNLITSLFKILLGANKVCGLTRTIDARASIESGAIYGGLIFIPGTPRVINENIAQNIISSAALHYVGVFSNNSIKKIVNITTKLAISILQLHGNENQNYIDILNQYLVSDGYLWKVFDIFNIILPINNLSKIDRYVLDNGGGSGKSFNWLLLNEIKLDNIMLAGGLTTANCIAATRLGCAGIDFNSKLEIEPGIKDHKKISTVFDTLRSY, from the coding sequence ATGAAAGATACAATACTTACTAAAATTATTAAAGATAAATATGAATGGATAACTAAACTTAAAAAATTATATCCATTAAAAAGTTTTAATCATAAAGTTAATCCTAGTACACGCAGTTTTTATCATGCAATTTCTGATAATAATAAAATAGAATTTATTCTAGAATGCAAAAAAGCATCGCCTTCTAAAGGAATTATTTGTTCTGATTTTGATCCAATTAATATTGCCAGTATTTATCGACATTATGCTTCAGTAATTTCTGTACTAACAGAAGAAAAATATTTTAAAGGAAATTTAAATTTTTTAAGACAAGTAAGTCAGTCAATTAACCAACCAATATTATGTAAAGATTTTATTATTGATCCTTGGCAAATTTACTTAGCACGTTTATATCAAGCTGATGCTATTCTACTTATGTTATCTATTCTTAATGATGATAATTACTGTAAACTAGTGACAGTAGCACACCATTTAAATATGGGTATCTTAACTGAAGTTATCAACAATAAAGAACGTAATCGTGCAATTTCATTAAAAGCAAAAGTAATAGGCATTAACAATCGTGATTTAAGATATTTATCTATTAATTTAAACAGAATTAATGTTTTAAGTCCAAAATTACCAGCAGATATAAATATTATAAGTGAATCTGGCATTACTATTTGTAATAAAGTACGTAAAATAAGTAACTATACTAATGGATTTTTAATTGGCAGTACTTTAATGGCTGAAACAAATTTAATAACATCTCTATTTAAGATCCTCTTAGGAGCAAATAAAGTTTGCGGTTTAACCCGTACTATAGATGCGCGAGCTTCCATAGAATCAGGAGCTATTTATGGTGGACTTATTTTTATTCCAGGTACCCCAAGAGTTATAAATGAAAACATTGCCCAAAATATTATTTCTAGTGCTGCATTGCATTATGTAGGAGTATTTAGTAATAATTCAATCAAAAAAATTGTAAATATTACTACTAAATTAGCAATATCAATTTTACAACTACATGGCAATGAAAATCAAAATTATATTGATATATTAAATCAATATTTAGTATCAGATGGTTATCTTTGGAAAGTATTCGATATTTTTAATATTATACTACCAATTAATAATTTATCTAAAATAGATCGCTATGTACTTGATAATGGTGGTGGAAGCGGTAAATCTTTTAATTGGTTACTCTTAAATGAAATAAAATTAGATAATATTATGTTAGCTGGGGGATTAACTACAGCTAATTGTATAGCTGCAACACGTTTAGGATGTGCTGGAATTGATTTTAATTCCAAATTAGAAATTGAACCTGGTATTAAAGATCATAAAAAAATATCTACTGTATTTGATACATTACGTTCTTATTAA
- a CDS encoding toprim domain-containing protein has product MNKFLVIVESPAKAKTINKYLGEEYIVKSSFGHIRDLSQKNLNYKKKQN; this is encoded by the coding sequence ATGAATAAATTCTTAGTTATTGTTGAATCTCCTGCTAAAGCTAAAACAATAAATAAATATTTAGGAGAAGAATATATAGTAAAATCTAGCTTTGGTCATATCCGTGATTTATCACAAAAAAATTTAAATTATAAAAAAAAACAAAATTAA
- the cls gene encoding cardiolipin synthase yields the protein MIMLFCTISNWLSILFYWLLITSVTLRVIMKRRAVPAAMSWLLVIYILPLLGIMIYLLFGESNLDKYRKKRSKDIWQSTTKLIKNLKEYQRIFSNENSELASSLFKLCENRQGFKGLKGNKIKLLTNTDNALKMLINDVNKAQKNIEIVFYIWQIGGLVDKVAEALMAAARRGVHCRLILDSAGSMNFFRSSYHSKMRAAGINIVEALHVSILCIFIRRMDLRQHRKMVLIDNYIAYTGSMNMVDPRFFKKNIGIGQWIDILLRIEGPIAVVMGIIFSYDWEIETGERILPQPKINIIPFSKKSENIIQIIASGPCFHEGIIHQALLTSIYAARKKLVITTPYLVPSDDLLYAICTAAQRGVKVHIIVPRYNDSLLVSWASRAFFTELLEAGVHIYQFEDGLLHTKSVLVDGQLSLVGTVNLDMRSLWLNFEITLVIDDTNFGNDLAKVQNYYMKRSKILANRIWSQRPYWQRIIERLFYFLSPLL from the coding sequence ATGATAATGCTTTTTTGTACTATAAGCAACTGGCTATCAATATTATTTTATTGGTTGTTAATTACAAGCGTAACTTTACGGGTAATAATGAAACGTCGTGCAGTACCTGCGGCTATGTCTTGGTTATTAGTAATTTATATTTTACCTTTGTTAGGTATTATGATCTATCTTTTATTCGGTGAATCTAATCTAGATAAATATCGTAAAAAACGTAGTAAAGATATATGGCAATCTACTACTAAATTGATTAAAAATCTTAAAGAATATCAACGTATTTTTTCTAATGAAAATAGTGAATTAGCTAGCTCTTTATTTAAATTATGTGAAAATAGACAGGGATTTAAAGGTCTTAAAGGTAATAAAATAAAATTATTAACTAACACAGATAATGCATTAAAGATGCTAATTAATGATGTTAATAAAGCACAAAAAAATATTGAGATAGTTTTTTATATTTGGCAAATAGGTGGCTTAGTAGACAAAGTAGCAGAAGCTTTAATGGCTGCAGCACGTAGGGGAGTGCATTGTAGGTTAATACTAGATTCAGCAGGAAGTATGAATTTTTTTCGTAGTTCTTATCATTCAAAAATGCGTGCTGCTGGAATTAATATAGTAGAAGCACTACATGTAAGTATTTTATGTATATTTATACGACGTATGGATTTACGACAGCATCGCAAAATGGTGTTAATTGATAATTATATTGCATATACTGGAAGTATGAATATGGTAGATCCACGTTTTTTCAAAAAAAATATAGGTATTGGTCAATGGATAGATATTCTTCTACGTATAGAAGGACCCATAGCAGTAGTTATGGGTATTATATTTTCATATGATTGGGAAATAGAAACTGGTGAACGTATTCTTCCACAACCCAAAATAAATATTATACCATTTTCAAAAAAATCAGAAAATATTATTCAAATAATTGCTTCAGGTCCTTGTTTTCATGAAGGAATTATCCATCAAGCATTGCTTACATCTATTTATGCAGCACGTAAAAAATTAGTTATTACTACACCTTATTTAGTTCCAAGCGATGATTTACTTTATGCTATTTGTACCGCAGCACAGCGTGGAGTAAAAGTACATATTATAGTTCCCCGTTATAATGATTCATTATTGGTCAGTTGGGCTAGTAGAGCATTTTTTACAGAACTTTTAGAAGCTGGTGTGCACATATACCAATTTGAAGATGGTTTATTACACACAAAGAGTGTTTTAGTAGATGGTCAATTAAGTCTAGTAGGTACAGTAAATTTAGATATGCGTAGTTTATGGTTAAATTTTGAAATAACTTTAGTTATCGATGATACAAATTTTGGTAATG
- the trpB gene encoding tryptophan synthase subunit beta, whose amino-acid sequence MTLINPYFGEFGGMYVPQILVPALLQLEEEFVNAQNDPKFNIEFKNMLTKYAGRPTPITECHNLTIGTNAKLYLKREDLLHGGAHKTNQVLGQALLAKRMGKTEIIAETGAGQHGVASALSSALLRLKCRIYMGAKDIERQSPNVFRMKLMGAEVIPVHSGSSTLKDACNEALRDWSGNYEKAHYMLGTAAGPHPFPTIVREFQKMIGEETRAQMYEQEHCLPNAIIACVGGGSNAIGIFNEFINEPKVRLIGVESGGLGIETGKHGASLKYGRTGIYFGMKSPMLQSSEGQIKESYSISAGLDFPSVGPQHAYLNSIGRAEYVSITDKEALDAFKILSRYEGIIPALESSHALAYALKMIRSEPDKKQILVVNLSGRGDKDIFTVHKILSSKGEI is encoded by the coding sequence ATGACACTAATTAATCCATATTTTGGCGAATTTGGTGGTATGTATGTACCACAAATACTAGTACCTGCACTTCTTCAATTAGAAGAAGAATTTGTAAATGCACAAAATGATCCTAAATTTAATATAGAATTTAAAAATATGCTTACTAAATATGCTGGAAGACCCACTCCAATAACAGAATGTCATAATTTAACTATTGGTACTAATGCTAAATTATATTTAAAACGTGAAGATCTGCTTCATGGAGGTGCTCATAAAACAAACCAAGTATTAGGTCAAGCATTATTAGCTAAACGTATGGGAAAAACTGAAATTATTGCTGAAACTGGAGCTGGTCAGCACGGAGTAGCTTCTGCTTTGTCTTCTGCATTATTAAGATTAAAATGTCGTATTTATATGGGTGCTAAAGATATAGAACGTCAATCACCAAATGTATTTCGTATGAAACTTATGGGCGCTGAAGTGATTCCAGTACATAGTGGATCTTCAACTTTAAAAGATGCTTGTAATGAAGCATTGCGTGATTGGTCTGGTAATTATGAAAAAGCACATTATATGTTAGGTACTGCAGCTGGTCCACATCCTTTTCCAACTATAGTACGAGAATTTCAAAAAATGATAGGCGAAGAAACAAGAGCACAAATGTATGAACAAGAACATTGTTTACCCAATGCAATAATTGCATGCGTTGGAGGCGGATCTAATGCTATAGGCATATTTAATGAATTCATTAATGAACCTAAAGTTCGTTTAATAGGAGTAGAATCGGGAGGTTTAGGTATTGAAACAGGCAAGCATGGAGCTTCTTTAAAATATGGAAGAACCGGAATTTATTTCGGTATGAAATCACCTATGCTACAATCATCTGAGGGACAAATTAAAGAATCTTATTCTATTTCTGCTGGTCTTGATTTTCCTTCTGTTGGTCCTCAACATGCCTATCTTAATAGTATAGGTCGTGCAGAATATGTATCGATAACAGATAAAGAAGCCTTAGATGCTTTTAAGATTCTTTCTCGTTATGAAGGAATTATACCTGCACTGGAATCTTCCCATGCACTTGCTTATGCATTAAAAATGATTAGATCAGAACCAGATAAAAAGCAAATTTTAGTAGTAAATTTATCAGGTCGCGGGGATAAAGATATTTTTACAGTTCATAAGATTTTATCTTCAAAAGGAGAAATTTAA
- the cspE gene encoding transcription antiterminator/RNA stability regulator CspE has translation MAKIKGQVKWFNESKGFGFITPNDGSKDVFVHFSAIQSNGFKTLVEGQNVEFEIQDGQKGPSAINVTTI, from the coding sequence ATGGCAAAAATTAAAGGTCAAGTAAAATGGTTTAATGAATCAAAAGGATTTGGTTTTATTACTCCAAATGATGGTAGTAAGGATGTATTTGTTCACTTTTCTGCTATTCAAAGTAATGGTTTTAAAACTTTAGTTGAAGGTCAAAATGTAGAATTTGAAATTCAAGATGGTCAAAAAGGACCTTCAGCGATTAATGTAACTACAATCTAA
- the trpA gene encoding tryptophan synthase subunit alpha, which translates to MERYKKLFSKLINSNEGAFVPFVILGDPNPIISLQIIDTIINAGADALELGIPFSDPLADGPTIQKANLRAFNSGVTFDSCFEMLTTIRKKYISIPIGLLIYANLVYNKGLDFFYYLCNKVGIDSVLVADVPLLESLSFRNSARRYNISPIFICPPNADLLLLQEITLYSKAYIYLLSRPGVTGIENKGNILLTNLVNKLKKYNAAPILQGFGISEPEQVRIALHNGISGVISGSAIISIIEYNLNNTSLIFKKIFKFIFEMKAATYLKKLSL; encoded by the coding sequence ATGGAACGATATAAAAAATTATTTAGTAAATTAATAAATTCTAATGAAGGTGCTTTTGTACCATTTGTAATACTTGGAGATCCTAATCCCATAATTTCTCTGCAAATTATTGATACAATTATTAATGCTGGAGCTGATGCTCTTGAATTAGGTATTCCATTTTCGGATCCTCTAGCAGATGGACCTACTATTCAAAAAGCTAATTTACGTGCATTTAATTCAGGAGTTACATTTGATTCTTGTTTTGAAATGTTAACTACAATTCGTAAAAAATATATATCAATCCCTATTGGGTTGTTAATTTATGCTAATTTAGTATATAATAAAGGATTAGATTTTTTTTATTATCTTTGTAATAAAGTTGGTATTGATTCTGTGTTGGTAGCAGATGTACCTTTATTAGAGAGCCTTTCTTTTCGAAATTCTGCTCGTCGTTATAATATATCCCCTATTTTTATTTGTCCTCCTAATGCTGATCTTCTTCTTTTACAAGAAATAACTTTATATAGTAAAGCATATATTTATTTACTTTCACGTCCTGGTGTTACTGGTATTGAAAATAAAGGTAATATATTATTAACTAATTTAGTTAATAAGTTGAAAAAATATAATGCAGCACCTATCTTACAAGGTTTTGGTATTTCTGAACCAGAACAAGTACGTATTGCGTTACATAATGGAATATCAGGTGTAATATCTGGATCAGCAATAATATCTATTATTGAATATAATTTAAATAATACATCTTTAATTTTTAAAAAAATTTTTAAATTTATTTTTGAAATGAAAGCTGCAACTTATTTAAAAAAACTTTCTTTATAG
- the topA gene encoding type I DNA topoisomerase translates to MGIDPFNEWNASYEILPGKEKIIIELKKIAKEVNHIYLATDLDREGEAIAWHLRKVIGGNNTNFSRVVFNEITHNAIIKAFKFTKKLNINYVNAQQTRRFMDRIIGYMISPLLCKKISRGLSAGRVQSVAVKLVVERERKIKSFVSEEYYKLYAYLKNSKNLPLTLQVTHKKEKIFKPKNKNKIKLAIDILKKIDFFVINSFEKITFSKPSAPFTTATLQQAANVRLNYNIKKTMLLAQQLYEAGYITYMRTDSTHLSQDAINMAREYILKVFGKSYLSKKERKYTNKNNLQEAHEAIRPSYINIISEKKIKNLKLDAQNLYNLIFNQFIACQMMSAKYNFINITVKADNFKLHTSGRTLLFDGWIKIMPLLGQHYNDKILPILKIGEKLKLIKLIPNQCFTKPPVRYCEASLVKELEKKGIGRPSTYVSIITTIKNRGYVHTIDNRFYAKKIGEIVTDRLEESFNELISYDFTAKMENNLDLIAINQQYWKNVLNIFFKKFLQKLEIAKKDPKDGGMQLNKSVITDIDCSICKKKMMICTTSTGVFLGCSSYTMNIKEKCKNTINLIPKLEILNIIKNFNLKKDILLPQQYCHNCNTIMDCYIIYGQHNIFYICGKNPLCNGYKIKKSNLNHIITTKCKKCSYNMYLKQGCFGNYMLCINDTCKNTIKILSKSDIATL, encoded by the coding sequence ATAGGAATTGATCCATTTAATGAATGGAATGCTTCATATGAAATTTTACCTGGTAAAGAAAAAATAATTATTGAATTAAAAAAAATTGCTAAAGAAGTAAATCATATTTATTTAGCAACTGATTTAGATCGTGAAGGAGAAGCAATAGCTTGGCATTTACGTAAAGTAATAGGTGGTAATAATACTAATTTTAGTAGAGTAGTATTTAATGAAATTACCCATAATGCAATTATAAAAGCATTTAAATTTACTAAAAAATTAAATATTAACTATGTAAATGCTCAACAAACAAGAAGATTTATGGATCGCATAATAGGATATATGATTTCTCCTCTATTATGTAAAAAAATATCACGTGGCTTGTCAGCAGGACGAGTTCAATCAGTAGCTGTTAAATTAGTAGTAGAAAGAGAACGTAAAATTAAATCATTTGTTTCAGAAGAATATTATAAATTATATGCTTATCTAAAAAATTCTAAAAATTTACCATTAACACTACAAGTAACACATAAAAAAGAAAAAATATTTAAACCTAAAAATAAAAATAAAATTAAATTAGCAATAGATATATTAAAAAAAATAGATTTTTTTGTCATTAATAGTTTTGAAAAAATTACTTTTAGTAAACCAAGTGCACCATTTACTACTGCCACACTACAACAAGCAGCTAATGTTCGTCTTAATTATAATATAAAAAAAACTATGTTATTAGCACAACAATTATATGAAGCTGGTTATATTACTTATATGCGTACTGACTCTACTCATTTAAGTCAAGATGCTATTAATATGGCACGTGAATATATTTTAAAAGTTTTCGGAAAATCTTATCTTTCAAAAAAAGAAAGAAAATATACTAATAAAAATAATCTTCAAGAAGCACATGAAGCAATTCGTCCTTCTTACATTAATATTATCTCAGAAAAAAAAATAAAAAATCTAAAATTAGATGCACAAAACTTATATAACTTAATATTTAATCAATTTATTGCTTGTCAAATGATGTCAGCAAAATATAATTTTATTAATATTACTGTAAAAGCTGATAATTTTAAATTGCATACTTCTGGTAGAACATTGCTTTTTGATGGATGGATTAAAATTATGCCTTTGTTAGGCCAACATTATAACGATAAAATATTACCAATATTAAAAATAGGAGAAAAATTAAAACTTATTAAATTAATACCTAATCAATGTTTTACTAAACCTCCTGTTCGTTATTGTGAAGCATCTTTAGTAAAAGAACTTGAAAAAAAAGGTATTGGTAGACCATCTACATATGTATCAATTATCACTACAATTAAAAATCGTGGATATGTACATACAATAGATAATCGTTTTTATGCAAAAAAAATAGGAGAAATAGTAACAGATAGATTAGAAGAAAGTTTTAATGAATTAATTAGTTATGATTTTACTGCTAAAATGGAAAATAATCTTGATTTAATAGCTATTAATCAACAATATTGGAAAAATGTATTAAATATTTTTTTTAAAAAATTTTTACAAAAATTAGAAATTGCTAAAAAAGATCCTAAAGATGGTGGTATGCAATTAAATAAATCAGTAATTACTGATATTGATTGTTCAATCTGTAAAAAGAAAATGATGATTTGTACTACTAGTACTGGTGTTTTTCTTGGTTGTTCCAGTTATACTATGAATATAAAAGAAAAATGCAAAAATACTATTAATTTAATTCCAAAATTAGAAATTTTAAATATAATTAAAAATTTTAATCTTAAAAAAGATATATTATTACCTCAGCAATATTGTCATAATTGCAATACAATTATGGATTGTTATATTATTTACGGTCAACATAATATTTTTTATATTTGTGGTAAAAATCCATTATGTAATGGATATAAAATTAAAAAAAGTAATTTAAATCATATTATAACAACAAAATGTAAAAAATGTAGCTATAATATGTATTTAAAACAAGGTTGTTTTGGAAATTATATGTTGTGTATCAATGATACTTGTAAAAATACCATAAAAATTTTAAGTAAAAGCGATATAGCTACACTTTAG